One genomic region from Arthrobacter pigmenti encodes:
- a CDS encoding sortase domain-bontaining protein, with amino-acid sequence MSRISARKGARVIVVVVAFLVAALSLSVLFLGLPTERAADALSPDDPTGVASLEASEQSGEPGLAAQAPAPSATPTAVSSDQPDTEAPASAPTWLTYPAAGIDMAITPLTPTPAEVESQSLVPPLTKDLYWLTPFGAPGEGSDDTTYLTGHSWDDQAAPMNSLSTQAAVGDTITVRTEAGTVEYTVDSVTTHDKDTLRTSDIWAISPHRLVLISCYTEDLWGRNIVVTAMPSQ; translated from the coding sequence GTGAGTAGAATTTCCGCGCGGAAGGGCGCGCGGGTGATTGTCGTCGTCGTTGCCTTCCTGGTGGCGGCGCTCAGCCTTTCGGTGCTGTTCCTCGGACTGCCAACCGAACGCGCTGCGGACGCACTATCACCAGACGATCCAACCGGCGTCGCCTCACTTGAGGCGAGCGAGCAATCTGGCGAGCCTGGCCTTGCGGCGCAGGCTCCCGCGCCATCAGCCACGCCGACAGCCGTATCCTCCGACCAGCCGGACACCGAGGCGCCGGCGAGCGCACCGACCTGGTTGACCTACCCGGCAGCAGGAATCGACATGGCCATCACGCCCCTGACTCCAACACCGGCCGAGGTCGAGAGCCAGTCGCTTGTCCCTCCGCTCACCAAGGACCTCTATTGGCTCACACCGTTCGGTGCGCCGGGGGAGGGCTCGGACGACACCACCTACCTCACCGGGCACAGCTGGGATGATCAGGCTGCGCCGATGAACAGTTTGAGCACGCAGGCGGCCGTCGGTGACACCATCACTGTGCGCACTGAGGCCGGGACGGTTGAATACACGGTGGATTCGGTCACCACCCATGACAAGGACACACTGCGCACCAGCGACATCTGGGCGATCTCACCGCATCGGCTGGTCCTGATCAGCTGCTACACCGAGGATCTATGGGGTCGGAACATTGTTGTCACGGCGATGCCGAGCCAATGA
- a CDS encoding 5'-3' exonuclease, translating into MADRLMLLDTPSLYFRAFYGLPDSLKAPDGTPVNAARGLLDMIARLVTDYEPTHLVACWDNNWRPGWRVDLIPSYKEHRVAKVVDGGVDVEETPPGLISQLPLIREVLAALRIPVIGAADHEADDVIGSLASQAEIPVDIVTGDRDLFQLVDDDSGVRVLYTARGMSKLESVTDVTVVGKYGVLPGQYADFAALRGDTSDGLPGVSGIGEKTAASLLKEFVDLDGIIEASVDESASMSASIRQKLSAAADYLAVAPVVVGVVRDLDLGPFESRIQPLDASAHGELKRLAVEWNLGGAADRVLKAYGNDPKEAPST; encoded by the coding sequence GTGGCCGACCGATTGATGCTTCTGGATACTCCCTCCCTCTACTTCCGCGCGTTCTACGGGCTGCCGGACAGCCTGAAGGCGCCAGACGGTACGCCCGTGAACGCTGCGCGCGGCCTGCTCGACATGATCGCCCGCCTCGTCACCGACTACGAACCAACGCACCTGGTGGCTTGCTGGGACAACAATTGGCGGCCGGGGTGGCGCGTCGACCTGATTCCCAGTTACAAGGAGCACCGCGTCGCGAAAGTCGTGGATGGCGGCGTCGACGTGGAGGAGACCCCGCCCGGGCTGATCAGTCAGCTCCCACTGATCCGGGAAGTGCTGGCCGCCCTCAGGATCCCGGTGATCGGCGCTGCCGACCACGAGGCCGACGACGTCATCGGCAGCCTCGCGAGCCAGGCGGAAATTCCCGTTGACATAGTCACCGGAGACAGGGACCTCTTCCAACTGGTCGATGATGACAGTGGCGTGCGCGTGCTCTACACGGCACGCGGGATGAGCAAGCTTGAGTCAGTGACGGATGTGACGGTCGTTGGGAAGTACGGTGTTCTGCCCGGACAGTATGCGGATTTCGCTGCACTGCGGGGTGATACGTCCGACGGGCTGCCCGGCGTCTCCGGAATTGGCGAGAAGACTGCGGCAAGCCTGCTGAAGGAGTTTGTTGACCTGGACGGGATCATCGAGGCAAGTGTTGATGAGTCCGCGTCCATGTCCGCGTCCATCCGGCAGAAGCTCAGCGCAGCGGCGGACTACCTCGCTGTGGCCCCCGTCGTCGTCGGGGTCGTAAGGGACCTGGACCTTGGGCCCTTCGAGTCCCGCATCCAACCCCTTGATGCGTCCGCTCACGGCGAGCTTAAGCGGCTAGCCGTCGAGTGGAACCTCGGCGGCGCGGCTGACCGTGTCCTGAAGGCCTACGGGAACGATCCAAAGGAAGCGCCCTCTACCTGA
- a CDS encoding App1 family protein, giving the protein MATESSPAPSPKEGVRERTHLGLLIGDTWHSLQTRVAEHRGRVETIIPYTGYGTTQWIRVLGRVVLSNPRDLKPIAGKEMMKPLKEGLRGWRNFTSAPVRYAEVTLEFNGSSAVVHADRGGVIDVHIEADLEPGWHNVRLRSGDSVVADAPVRVVEDNVTFGVVSDIDDTVMVTALPRPFLAAWNTFVLDEHARTPTPGMSVLMERIVRKNPDAPVLYLSTGAWNVAPALTRFLSRNLYPAGPKLLTDWGPTRDRWFRSGQEHKRSSLERLAKEFPEVKWLLIGDDGQHDEAIYAEFASNHPDNVAAIAIRQLSAGEAVLAGGRSKSHPTESTPGVPWIYARDGAGMSEQLSALGIVEDVVRIDPEDEA; this is encoded by the coding sequence ATGGCAACCGAAAGCTCACCCGCCCCGTCTCCCAAGGAAGGTGTGCGGGAACGCACCCACCTCGGCCTTCTGATCGGCGATACCTGGCATTCACTCCAAACCCGCGTGGCCGAGCACCGCGGACGTGTCGAAACGATCATCCCCTACACCGGCTACGGAACCACCCAGTGGATCCGGGTCCTCGGCCGCGTGGTGCTGTCCAACCCCCGCGACTTGAAGCCGATAGCCGGCAAGGAAATGATGAAGCCGCTGAAGGAAGGGCTGCGGGGCTGGCGGAACTTCACCAGCGCTCCGGTCCGCTATGCGGAGGTGACGCTGGAATTTAACGGCTCCAGCGCCGTCGTGCATGCTGATCGCGGCGGAGTGATAGACGTCCACATTGAAGCCGATCTGGAGCCCGGGTGGCACAACGTCCGCCTGCGGTCGGGCGACTCCGTGGTGGCGGACGCACCGGTCCGCGTCGTCGAGGACAATGTGACCTTCGGTGTTGTGTCCGACATTGATGACACCGTCATGGTCACCGCGCTCCCGCGGCCGTTCCTCGCCGCCTGGAACACCTTCGTGCTGGACGAACATGCCCGCACACCCACTCCGGGGATGTCGGTCCTGATGGAGCGGATTGTCCGCAAGAACCCAGATGCACCGGTCCTGTATCTGTCCACCGGCGCCTGGAATGTAGCCCCTGCGCTGACCCGCTTCCTGTCCCGGAACCTGTACCCGGCCGGACCCAAACTGCTGACGGACTGGGGGCCTACCCGTGACAGGTGGTTCCGTAGCGGGCAGGAGCACAAACGCTCATCGCTGGAGCGGCTGGCGAAGGAGTTCCCCGAGGTCAAATGGCTCCTGATCGGCGACGACGGCCAGCATGATGAAGCGATCTACGCCGAGTTCGCCAGTAATCACCCGGACAACGTCGCGGCGATCGCGATCCGCCAGCTTTCGGCCGGTGAGGCGGTTCTCGCCGGTGGACGGTCGAAGTCACACCCGACGGAGTCCACGCCCGGGGTTCCATGGATCTACGCGCGGGATGGAGCCGGGATGTCGGAGCAGCTGAGCGCCCTGGGCATCGTGGAGGACGTTGTGCGCATTGATCCCGAAGACGAAGCCTAA
- a CDS encoding DUF817 family protein, translated as MKKFTALEQGIDDWAHGFLDRAPANGGRARLAEFLVFGLKQGWACIFGAALLIVIVGARLWYPADAVLARNDFLTIAAIIIQVLMITTRLETARELRVIILFHLVGTVMELFKTDVGSWSYEADGVLRLGAVPLFSGFMYAAVGSYMVRVYRLFDLKFARYPRRWITAVVAAAIYTNFFTHHFIFDARWILLAAVLVIYGPCIMHFRVFRRHYRMPLILAFLLVAAFIWLAENIGTLSGAWLYPDQVDGWHPVSPDKLGSWFLLMITSVVLVAWVYKPLPPVAPAKAAKASDGVVRSP; from the coding sequence GTGAAGAAGTTCACCGCCCTCGAGCAGGGGATCGATGACTGGGCGCACGGGTTCCTGGACCGCGCCCCGGCCAACGGCGGCCGCGCCAGGCTCGCGGAGTTCCTCGTCTTCGGACTCAAGCAGGGCTGGGCCTGCATCTTCGGAGCCGCGCTCCTCATCGTAATTGTGGGTGCGCGGCTCTGGTACCCGGCGGACGCGGTGCTCGCCCGCAACGACTTCCTGACCATCGCCGCGATCATCATCCAGGTTTTGATGATCACCACCAGGCTGGAGACGGCCCGCGAGCTACGCGTCATCATCCTGTTTCACCTTGTCGGGACCGTCATGGAACTCTTCAAGACAGACGTGGGGTCCTGGTCCTACGAGGCGGACGGCGTTCTGCGCCTGGGAGCCGTGCCCCTATTCAGCGGTTTCATGTACGCGGCGGTGGGTTCTTATATGGTGCGCGTGTACCGGCTGTTCGACCTGAAGTTCGCCCGGTATCCACGCCGCTGGATCACTGCGGTCGTTGCGGCCGCCATCTACACGAACTTCTTCACCCACCACTTCATCTTCGACGCCCGTTGGATCCTGCTCGCCGCGGTGTTGGTCATCTACGGTCCGTGCATCATGCACTTCCGCGTGTTCCGCAGGCACTATCGAATGCCGCTGATCCTGGCCTTCCTGCTTGTTGCCGCCTTCATCTGGCTGGCAGAGAACATCGGAACCTTGTCCGGTGCCTGGCTGTACCCGGATCAGGTGGACGGCTGGCATCCCGTCTCACCGGACAAGCTGGGTTCGTGGTTCCTGCTCATGATCACTTCCGTGGTGCTCGTGGCCTGGGTCTACAAACCCCTGCCGCCTGTTGCCCCCGCGAAGGCAGCGAAGGCAAGCGACGGCGTCGTCCGGTCACCCTGA
- a CDS encoding oxygenase MpaB family protein, producing the protein MVRGLADIGAEGVLLAGAGRAILLQLANPAIGRGIAAHSDFAARPLDRLRGTMTYVYAVVYGTDAQRAEVRRRVNRAHAPVRTAATASTPGYSAYDPDLQLWVVATLYDTAVTVHERVYGPLDEDAADRVYSDYAAIGTALQLPADQWPPDRSAFEDYFEAGLTRLSVDPAARKLAQDLLYPENGPGWLRFSMPLARFLTAGLLPPRVREEFRLEWSNRRERRFEVLMRMTAVVYPRLPERMRHGFRNYCLTQLDAKATA; encoded by the coding sequence ATGGTTCGGGGACTCGCCGATATCGGCGCAGAGGGGGTGCTGCTCGCGGGTGCGGGCCGCGCAATACTGCTGCAGTTGGCGAACCCAGCTATCGGCCGCGGCATTGCAGCCCACAGCGACTTCGCCGCTCGTCCACTGGACCGGCTGCGCGGCACCATGACCTACGTGTACGCCGTCGTGTACGGAACCGATGCCCAGCGGGCCGAAGTCCGGAGGCGGGTGAATCGGGCGCATGCTCCGGTGCGAACCGCAGCCACCGCCAGCACCCCTGGCTACAGTGCCTACGACCCGGACCTGCAGCTCTGGGTGGTTGCCACACTGTATGACACTGCTGTCACCGTGCATGAACGGGTATACGGTCCCCTCGATGAGGACGCCGCGGACCGCGTCTATTCCGACTACGCGGCCATCGGCACCGCCCTGCAGTTGCCTGCGGACCAGTGGCCACCGGACCGGTCCGCATTCGAGGACTACTTTGAGGCGGGCCTTACCCGGCTGAGCGTGGACCCGGCCGCGCGGAAACTGGCGCAGGACCTGCTTTACCCCGAGAACGGGCCGGGCTGGTTGCGCTTCAGCATGCCGTTGGCCCGTTTCCTCACCGCCGGGCTCCTGCCCCCTCGTGTACGGGAAGAGTTCCGGCTCGAATGGAGTAACCGCCGCGAGCGGCGCTTCGAAGTCCTGATGCGAATGACCGCCGTCGTCTACCCGCGGCTGCCGGAACGGATGCGGCACGGCTTCAGGAACTACTGCCTCACCCAGTTGGACGCCAAGGCGACGGCGTGA
- a CDS encoding aromatic acid exporter family protein: MRTRAQHLITHERLLLAVKTALAAAIAWWIALRVPGVAAQYPYYAPLGAVACMYPTVAGSARQGMQTLLGLAVGFALAIPVILLWSVSVLSVAVVVGVGVIAAGLPKLGAGRDWIPIASLFVLLLGGDDPEAYSFGYLIQMLVGVVVGLAVNMLVFPPLHLNGAIRGLENFRGMLSRQLSDMATALNETWPPEHEEWAQRESRLTELGQQVRSAVQLADSSKRGNVRRRRHDRDLNADYHSLQAMERIAFHLQDMTEVLAGAIWRSPEATPLAPALVKPLGDAMSRTAKAIEDWDPEGQAMTDAEATLEELMRSIDTEASAQSRVQATASLGMSLRRILLTVRAESGRAGEAAHSASKSNQ, from the coding sequence GTGCGCACTCGTGCACAGCACCTCATCACACACGAACGTCTGCTTCTGGCTGTCAAGACGGCCCTTGCGGCCGCCATCGCCTGGTGGATCGCGCTGCGCGTCCCGGGCGTCGCTGCGCAGTACCCGTACTACGCGCCGCTGGGAGCAGTGGCCTGTATGTATCCGACGGTGGCCGGTTCAGCCCGTCAGGGAATGCAGACGCTGCTCGGACTCGCAGTGGGGTTCGCCCTGGCGATTCCGGTCATTCTGCTCTGGAGCGTATCCGTGCTGAGCGTCGCCGTCGTCGTCGGTGTGGGCGTGATTGCAGCCGGACTACCGAAACTCGGTGCGGGCAGGGACTGGATCCCCATCGCCTCCCTCTTTGTCCTGCTCCTCGGCGGCGACGATCCCGAGGCGTACTCTTTCGGCTACCTCATCCAGATGCTGGTGGGTGTGGTTGTGGGCCTTGCGGTCAACATGCTCGTGTTCCCACCCCTGCACCTCAATGGCGCCATCCGCGGTTTGGAGAACTTCCGTGGGATGCTTTCGCGTCAGTTGTCCGACATGGCGACGGCCCTGAACGAGACCTGGCCGCCCGAACACGAGGAGTGGGCACAGCGTGAAAGCCGGCTGACGGAGCTTGGGCAGCAGGTGCGCTCCGCTGTACAGCTTGCGGACTCGAGCAAGCGTGGCAACGTACGACGACGGCGCCACGACCGCGACCTCAACGCCGACTATCATTCGCTTCAGGCGATGGAACGCATCGCTTTCCACCTGCAGGACATGACCGAAGTTCTGGCCGGTGCCATCTGGCGCAGCCCCGAGGCCACTCCCCTGGCACCTGCCCTGGTCAAGCCGCTTGGGGACGCGATGAGCCGCACTGCCAAAGCCATCGAGGACTGGGACCCGGAGGGGCAGGCGATGACGGACGCCGAGGCAACGCTCGAGGAATTGATGCGCAGCATCGACACTGAGGCCAGCGCCCAGAGCCGCGTGCAGGCGACAGCCAGTTTGGGGATGAGCCTGCGCCGCATCCTCCTCACGGTGCGGGCCGAATCGGGCAGGGCCGGCGAAGCCGCTCACAGCGCGTCCAAGTCCAACCAGTAG
- a CDS encoding methylenetetrahydrofolate reductase, with amino-acid sequence MSPPSKSAHSVGPPSLEPYHALSYELWPPRTPNAAETLWRTIRELEQTSPDYVSVTYGASGSNRDTAFELLGRLLGETSLRPLAHLTCVGHSRENLENLVDELITRGIRGILALRGDAPKDTTLPPGDLSYASDLVRLVRETERRRTAHLCAGRLAVGVAAYATKHPESPSFDHDVEALLAKQAAGADFAITQLFFFPDQFQRLVAAARRAGVEIPIIPGLMPPTSVRRLDRASELAGLEMDHRLRDRLAAADDDAARRRIGVQATVDLANAALDAGAPGIHLYTFNEHAAALDVLEHLDLRRPPVRGGLGRTA; translated from the coding sequence ATGTCCCCACCGTCCAAGTCCGCACATTCCGTCGGCCCCCCGTCGCTTGAGCCCTACCATGCGCTGTCCTACGAGCTCTGGCCGCCGCGCACCCCCAACGCCGCAGAGACGCTCTGGCGCACCATCCGCGAGCTCGAGCAGACCAGCCCCGATTACGTGTCAGTCACCTACGGCGCGTCCGGCTCCAACCGGGATACCGCCTTCGAACTCCTCGGCCGGCTGCTGGGGGAAACCTCGCTCCGTCCGCTCGCGCACCTCACGTGCGTGGGCCACTCCCGTGAAAATCTGGAAAACCTGGTCGACGAACTCATCACCCGGGGGATACGGGGGATCCTCGCGCTGCGCGGCGATGCCCCGAAAGATACAACCCTCCCACCGGGCGACCTCTCCTATGCCAGCGACCTCGTGCGGTTGGTGCGCGAAACCGAACGCAGACGGACGGCGCACCTGTGTGCGGGCCGTCTCGCCGTAGGGGTCGCTGCCTATGCCACGAAGCACCCCGAGTCGCCGAGCTTCGACCACGACGTCGAAGCCCTCCTTGCCAAGCAGGCGGCCGGCGCTGACTTCGCCATCACCCAGTTGTTCTTCTTCCCCGACCAGTTCCAGCGCCTGGTTGCCGCAGCGAGGCGCGCCGGCGTCGAAATCCCTATCATTCCGGGCCTCATGCCACCCACCAGCGTCCGTCGCCTGGACCGCGCAAGCGAACTGGCCGGCCTCGAGATGGATCACCGGCTGCGGGACCGGCTAGCAGCCGCCGACGACGACGCCGCCCGCCGCCGCATCGGCGTGCAGGCCACGGTGGACCTCGCCAATGCAGCGCTCGACGCCGGTGCCCCCGGCATCCACCTCTACACCTTCAACGAGCACGCTGCCGCGCTGGACGTGCTCGAACACCTTGACCTGCGCCGACCGCCCGTCCGGGGCGGGCTCGGCCGCACCGCTTGA
- the metE gene encoding 5-methyltetrahydropteroyltriglutamate--homocysteine S-methyltransferase, protein MSTEFPKATIVGYPRIGRRRELKKAVEAYWAGRITAAELEATARELRTTTYGRLSALGLDAGNYSIPASFSLYDQVLDTAVTFGAVSDRFKDLYDAEGSLGLDAYFTLARGDKERQPLEMTKWFDTNYHYLVPEIGPDTALSLANDWILRDVAEAAEAGYSVRPTLIGPVTFLLLSKAADEAPAGFNPLTRLEDILPLYVELLGKLADAGVKWVQLEEPSLVADQAIDEAEVAAAVERSYAVLATETSKRPAILVTTQYGSLGSLLPVLAGTEIDALHIDAFKGSVPTASELAKLGNTTLVAGVVDGHNIWKADLGVAAQKLTELEATVGSLAVSTSTSLQHVPHDVEDEQQLDAQLRSWLAFAEQKVVEVVTLSKLIGNPGAIDAEITSAAEVLSSRAGAAGVNRKEVRDRAAALSSSDFSRGDYNARLAAQDEALGLPALPTTTIGSFPQTAEVRSARARANKGDLTAEQYEQLMKDEIKRVIDLQEDLGFDVLVHGEPERNDMVQYFAENLDGFDVTVHGWVQSYGSRCTRPSILWGDVSRPAPITVPWAQFAQSLTEKPVKGMLTGPVTILAWSFVRDDLPLGETANQVALALRDEVSDLEAAGIKVIQVDEPALRELLPLRKADQPEYLVWSVDSFKLSTASAAPSTQIHTHLCYSEFGAIIDAIDGLDADVTSIEAARSRMEVVHDLESHGFKRGVGPGVYDIHSPRVPGQDEVSELLEKAVQHVPARQLWVNPDCGLKTRGYAETEESLRNLVNATVAVRAQLEAPVS, encoded by the coding sequence ATGAGCACTGAATTCCCCAAGGCAACCATCGTCGGTTACCCTCGCATCGGCCGCCGCCGCGAGTTGAAGAAAGCGGTAGAAGCATACTGGGCCGGCCGGATAACCGCCGCTGAACTTGAAGCGACCGCCCGCGAGCTGCGCACAACAACCTATGGGCGCCTGTCCGCGCTCGGCCTCGACGCAGGCAACTACTCGATCCCGGCGTCGTTCTCGCTCTATGACCAGGTTCTGGATACTGCCGTCACCTTCGGTGCCGTCTCGGACCGTTTCAAGGACCTGTACGACGCCGAGGGCTCGCTCGGTCTCGACGCCTACTTCACGCTGGCCCGCGGCGACAAGGAACGCCAGCCGCTTGAGATGACGAAGTGGTTCGACACCAACTACCACTACCTGGTTCCAGAAATCGGGCCCGACACCGCGCTCTCGCTGGCCAACGACTGGATCCTCCGCGACGTCGCTGAGGCCGCCGAGGCCGGGTACAGCGTGCGTCCCACCCTGATTGGCCCGGTCACGTTCCTGCTGCTCAGCAAGGCCGCCGACGAGGCGCCGGCCGGCTTCAACCCGCTGACCCGCCTCGAGGACATCCTCCCGCTCTACGTCGAGCTGCTCGGCAAGCTCGCAGATGCGGGTGTGAAGTGGGTCCAGCTGGAAGAGCCCTCGCTCGTGGCAGACCAGGCGATCGACGAGGCGGAGGTGGCTGCCGCCGTCGAGCGTTCCTACGCGGTGCTGGCCACAGAAACCTCCAAGCGTCCGGCAATCCTGGTCACGACGCAGTACGGCTCCCTCGGATCGCTGCTGCCCGTGCTGGCCGGAACAGAGATCGACGCCCTGCACATCGACGCCTTCAAGGGCAGCGTGCCGACTGCTTCGGAGCTCGCCAAGCTGGGCAATACCACCTTGGTTGCAGGTGTGGTTGACGGTCACAACATCTGGAAAGCGGATCTCGGCGTAGCCGCACAGAAGCTGACCGAGCTTGAGGCAACTGTTGGCTCGCTCGCGGTTTCCACCTCCACCTCGCTGCAGCACGTGCCACACGACGTCGAGGACGAGCAGCAGCTCGATGCCCAGCTCCGCAGCTGGCTCGCCTTCGCGGAACAGAAGGTCGTTGAGGTTGTCACCCTCTCGAAGCTGATCGGCAACCCGGGTGCGATCGACGCGGAAATCACCTCCGCCGCCGAGGTCCTGTCCTCACGGGCCGGCGCCGCCGGAGTGAACCGCAAGGAGGTCCGGGACCGCGCCGCCGCGCTCTCGTCGTCGGACTTCTCCCGTGGAGACTACAACGCACGGCTTGCTGCACAGGACGAGGCTCTCGGGCTGCCGGCACTGCCGACCACCACGATCGGTTCCTTCCCGCAGACGGCCGAGGTGCGCTCGGCCCGTGCCCGCGCCAACAAGGGTGACCTTACGGCCGAGCAGTACGAGCAGCTGATGAAGGACGAGATCAAGCGCGTCATCGACCTGCAGGAGGACCTCGGCTTCGACGTCCTGGTTCATGGTGAGCCCGAGCGCAACGACATGGTCCAGTACTTCGCCGAGAACCTCGATGGCTTCGACGTCACGGTGCACGGTTGGGTCCAGTCCTACGGTTCGCGCTGCACCCGCCCCTCAATCCTGTGGGGTGATGTCAGCCGCCCGGCGCCGATCACGGTGCCGTGGGCCCAGTTCGCTCAGTCGCTGACCGAGAAGCCCGTGAAGGGCATGCTGACAGGGCCGGTGACCATCCTCGCGTGGTCCTTCGTCCGTGACGACCTTCCGTTGGGTGAAACCGCCAACCAGGTTGCGCTCGCCCTCCGCGACGAGGTCTCCGACCTCGAAGCCGCCGGCATCAAGGTTATTCAGGTGGATGAGCCGGCTCTGCGCGAGCTGCTGCCGCTGCGGAAGGCGGACCAGCCCGAGTACCTTGTATGGTCCGTTGACTCGTTCAAGCTCTCCACCGCATCCGCGGCGCCCTCCACACAGATTCACACGCACCTGTGCTACTCCGAGTTCGGTGCCATCATCGATGCCATCGACGGCCTGGATGCTGACGTCACCTCGATCGAGGCTGCCCGGTCCCGGATGGAGGTTGTGCATGACCTTGAGTCCCATGGCTTCAAGCGCGGCGTCGGCCCGGGCGTCTACGACATCCACTCACCGCGGGTTCCCGGTCAGGACGAGGTTTCCGAGCTGCTCGAGAAGGCCGTCCAGCACGTACCGGCCCGTCAACTGTGGGTCAACCCGGACTGCGGCCTGAAGACCCGCGGTTACGCAGAGACCGAGGAGTCGCTGCGGAACCTGGTGAACGCCACAGTTGCTGTGCGTGCGCAGCTTGAGGCGCCGGTTTCCTAG
- a CDS encoding LysR substrate-binding domain-containing protein, protein MVNPVHLRTLLEVIRHGSFASAAARLGYTASAVSQQMSALERDTGVTLFTRSARSAVPTEAAVVMSRHATKVLTDIDTLMASTAKAGAATSQELRLGIFPSLATFALPRLLRTPQWQQLGISLKVFVGEPAQTIHGLRTGGELDLALVFQVGQGGLAWPSTVNRQWIGDDNFRVVLPAAWGIPEGSAVSAEQLADMPWIMHHPGTADATVIERLFASCNLHPRIAAYCDDFNASLEMSAAGLGAALVPELAMLHAPQGIVALDVPEIRLARSIFALQIAGKQTTPVRLFMDQLADILKDRSIAPRITRRPA, encoded by the coding sequence GTGGTCAATCCTGTTCACCTTCGAACGCTGCTTGAAGTCATCCGGCACGGCTCCTTCGCCTCGGCCGCCGCACGCCTGGGATACACGGCGTCAGCTGTGTCGCAGCAGATGTCCGCCCTGGAACGGGATACCGGTGTCACGTTGTTCACGCGGTCCGCACGGAGCGCCGTGCCTACGGAAGCCGCCGTCGTGATGTCCCGGCATGCCACCAAAGTGCTCACGGACATCGATACGCTGATGGCCTCCACGGCCAAAGCCGGGGCTGCGACGTCACAGGAACTGCGGCTTGGGATCTTCCCCAGCCTCGCCACCTTCGCCCTGCCGCGGCTCCTGCGCACGCCACAGTGGCAGCAACTCGGGATCAGCCTGAAGGTCTTCGTCGGGGAACCGGCGCAGACCATCCACGGACTGCGGACGGGCGGGGAACTGGACCTCGCGCTGGTGTTCCAGGTGGGGCAGGGCGGCTTGGCGTGGCCGTCGACCGTGAACCGGCAGTGGATCGGGGACGACAACTTCCGGGTGGTGCTTCCCGCCGCGTGGGGAATCCCCGAAGGCTCGGCCGTATCCGCGGAGCAGCTGGCTGACATGCCCTGGATCATGCATCATCCCGGCACGGCCGATGCCACAGTGATCGAGCGGCTCTTCGCGAGCTGCAACCTGCACCCCCGCATCGCTGCGTACTGCGACGACTTCAACGCCAGCCTGGAGATGAGCGCCGCAGGATTGGGTGCGGCGCTGGTCCCCGAACTGGCGATGCTGCACGCACCGCAGGGCATCGTGGCCCTCGACGTGCCGGAGATCCGCCTCGCCCGCAGTATCTTCGCCCTGCAGATCGCCGGAAAGCAGACCACGCCGGTGCGACTGTTCATGGATCAGCTGGCGGACATCCTGAAGGACCGCAGCATTGCCCCGCGGATCACCCGCCGTCCGGCCTGA